Proteins encoded in a region of the Hemiscyllium ocellatum isolate sHemOce1 chromosome 10, sHemOce1.pat.X.cur, whole genome shotgun sequence genome:
- the calm2b gene encoding calmodulin 2b, (phosphorylase kinase, delta), with translation MADQLTEEQIAEFKEAFSLFDKDGDGTITTKELGTVMRSLGQNPTEAELQDMINEVDADGNGTIDFPEFLTMMARKMKDTDSEEEIREAFRVFDKDGNGYISAAELRHVMTNLGEKLTDEEVDEMIREADIDGDGQVNYEEFVQMMTAK, from the exons ATG GCTGATCAACTAACAGAAGAGCAAATTGCTG AGTTCAAAGAGGCCTTTTCACTCTTCGACAAAGATGGGGATGGCACCATAACAACAAAGGAGCTTGGAACTGTGATGAGATCTCTAGGCCAGAATCcgactgaggcagaactacaggATATGATTAATGAGGTTGATGCTGATG GAAATGGAACAATTgactttccagaatttcttaCAATGATGGCAAGAAAAATGAAAGATACAGATAGTGAGGAAGAAATCAGAGAAGCATTCagagtgtttgataag GATGGTAATGGTTACATCAGTGCTGCAGAACTTCGTCATGTAATGACAAACCTTGGAGAAAAATTGACAGATGAAGAAGTTGATGAAATGATCAGAGAAGCAGATATTGATGGTGATGGTCAAGTGAACTATGAAG AGTTCGTACAAATGATGACTGCAAAGTGA